Proteins from a genomic interval of Sulfurimonas sp.:
- a CDS encoding valine--tRNA ligase: MSNSYEPQLTEDKFYKIWEDRGYFEVEGNRGIQEEGKNFSIMMPPPNVTGRLHIGHALTFTLQDIITRYKRMDGYKTLWQPGTDHAGIATQNVVEKQLLAQGTTKEEIGREEFLNRAWAWKEESAGIMTSQLRKMGVSPAWKRERFTMDDGLQKSVKEAFVHLYNQGLIVRGNYMVNWCTHDGALSDIEVEHEDHDGKFYHIKYPFADGSGFVEVATTRPETYFGDTAVMVHPDDERYKHLIGKKVKLPLTSREVAIIADEHVDMTFGTGVVKVTPAHDQNDYEVGKRHDLEFITVFDEKGILNEYAGEFCGLERLEARETIVKKLKDEGFIVKIEDHKHQVGHCYRCKNVVEPYISKQWFVRSEVAKKSIEKTNNGEAKFFPPHWINSYNSWMGDLRDWCISRQLWWGHQIPVFYCDSCDHEWASLKDEEHECPKCASKNIHQDPDVLDTWFSSALWPFSTLGWGNGDAEMDKLFASNDMKEFYPNSLLITGFDILFFWVARMMMMGESFIGELPFNHIYLHALVRDENGQKMSKSKGNVIDPLDMVNEFSADILRFTLAISAAQGRDIRMSKAKLDQNRNFTNKLYNAAKFLQMNADVFPDLKGFCVESGLGRYMLSRLNMATAEVRSCMDEYRFNDAATAVYRFIWNEFCDWGIELSKADKGSIIELGAIFKESMKLLHPFMPFITEYLYHELSGTSLEESDSIMIMRYPTKTKKREKDEARFELIMDAIVSIRRAKVLVDLANQKIERAFVKIDGISEDEKEFMKPFIAKLAKVEVVEFSDIKIDNAVSDISQKCETFIPTSSIDLAPIINRLSKQDEKLQKEIDKLGGMLNNERFVANAPEDVLVKNRELLADAEDKQTKVREQLNSLKN; encoded by the coding sequence ATGTCAAACAGCTACGAACCGCAACTTACAGAAGATAAATTTTATAAAATTTGGGAAGATAGAGGCTACTTTGAAGTAGAGGGCAACAGAGGCATTCAAGAAGAGGGAAAAAACTTCTCTATCATGATGCCTCCGCCAAATGTAACAGGTCGCCTGCACATAGGTCATGCACTTACATTTACTCTTCAAGACATAATCACTCGCTACAAAAGAATGGACGGGTACAAAACACTTTGGCAACCCGGAACAGACCACGCGGGGATTGCTACGCAAAATGTCGTTGAAAAACAGCTCTTGGCTCAAGGAACTACAAAAGAGGAAATCGGCAGGGAAGAGTTTTTAAATCGTGCATGGGCTTGGAAAGAGGAATCAGCCGGAATTATGACTTCACAGCTCCGTAAAATGGGAGTAAGTCCTGCTTGGAAGAGAGAGAGATTTACTATGGATGACGGGCTTCAAAAGTCCGTAAAAGAGGCGTTTGTTCATCTCTACAACCAAGGTTTAATCGTTCGCGGAAACTACATGGTGAACTGGTGTACGCACGACGGTGCGCTTAGCGATATCGAAGTTGAACATGAAGACCATGACGGCAAGTTTTACCATATAAAGTACCCTTTTGCAGACGGAAGCGGCTTTGTAGAAGTTGCAACAACAAGACCTGAAACATACTTCGGCGATACAGCCGTTATGGTTCATCCCGATGATGAGAGATACAAGCATCTTATAGGCAAAAAAGTAAAACTCCCGCTAACAAGCAGAGAAGTCGCAATCATTGCCGATGAGCATGTAGATATGACATTTGGAACGGGTGTGGTAAAAGTCACTCCCGCACACGACCAAAACGACTACGAAGTGGGCAAAAGACACGACCTTGAGTTTATCACGGTTTTTGATGAAAAAGGTATCTTAAACGAGTATGCAGGCGAGTTTTGCGGTCTTGAACGCCTTGAAGCAAGAGAGACAATCGTAAAAAAACTTAAAGATGAGGGTTTTATCGTAAAAATAGAAGACCATAAACATCAAGTCGGACATTGTTACAGATGTAAAAATGTAGTTGAACCTTACATCTCAAAACAGTGGTTTGTCAGAAGCGAAGTAGCAAAGAAGTCGATTGAAAAAACCAACAACGGCGAAGCGAAATTTTTTCCTCCCCACTGGATAAACTCATACAACTCTTGGATGGGAGATTTGCGTGATTGGTGTATCTCAAGACAGCTTTGGTGGGGACATCAGATTCCGGTATTTTACTGCGACTCGTGCGACCATGAGTGGGCAAGTCTCAAAGACGAAGAGCATGAGTGTCCAAAATGTGCTTCAAAAAATATTCATCAAGACCCAGATGTACTGGATACTTGGTTTAGCTCCGCACTATGGCCTTTTTCAACTCTAGGCTGGGGTAACGGCGACGCTGAGATGGACAAGCTTTTTGCCTCAAACGATATGAAAGAGTTTTACCCAAATTCGCTTCTAATCACGGGCTTTGATATCCTCTTTTTCTGGGTAGCTAGAATGATGATGATGGGTGAGAGCTTTATAGGCGAATTGCCGTTTAACCACATCTATCTTCATGCGCTTGTTCGTGATGAAAATGGACAAAAGATGTCTAAATCAAAAGGCAATGTTATCGACCCTCTTGATATGGTAAACGAATTTAGCGCGGATATACTCCGTTTTACACTTGCCATCTCTGCCGCTCAAGGACGCGATATCCGTATGAGCAAAGCAAAGCTAGACCAAAACCGCAACTTTACGAACAAACTCTACAATGCCGCAAAATTTCTGCAGATGAACGCAGATGTTTTTCCAGACCTTAAAGGTTTTTGCGTAGAGAGCGGTCTTGGCAGATATATGCTCTCAAGACTAAACATGGCAACTGCAGAAGTTCGTTCATGTATGGACGAGTATAGATTTAACGACGCAGCAACTGCAGTTTATCGCTTTATCTGGAATGAGTTTTGTGACTGGGGCATTGAGTTAAGCAAGGCAGACAAAGGTTCTATCATCGAACTTGGAGCAATTTTTAAAGAGTCAATGAAGCTTCTTCATCCGTTTATGCCGTTTATAACAGAGTATTTATATCATGAACTCTCCGGCACAAGCCTAGAAGAGAGTGATTCGATTATGATTATGAGATACCCTACTAAAACCAAAAAGCGCGAAAAAGATGAGGCTAGATTTGAGCTTATCATGGATGCTATCGTCTCTATCCGCCGTGCCAAAGTTTTAGTGGATTTGGCAAACCAAAAAATAGAGCGCGCATTTGTAAAAATAGACGGTATCAGCGAAGATGAAAAAGAGTTTATGAAGCCGTTCATTGCTAAACTTGCTAAAGTTGAAGTTGTAGAGTTTAGCGATATCAAAATAGATAACGCAGTAAGCGATATAAGCCAAAAATGTGAGACTTTTATACCGACAAGCTCTATAGATTTGGCACCGATTATTAACCGCCTGTCAAAGCAGGATGAAAAGCTTCAAAAAGAGATAGACAAACTGGGCGGTATGTTAAACAATGAGAGATTTGTCGCAAATGCACCGGAAGATGTTTTAGTAAAAAACCGTGAACTATTGGCAGATGCAGAAGATAAACAGACAAAAGTAAGAGAGCAGTTAAATTCACTGAAAAACTAA
- a CDS encoding SulP family inorganic anion transporter — MNKIFEPKLFTLLKSGISKEQLISDIFAGIVVGIIALPLAIAFAVASGVSPEKGLITAVVAGFLISFLGGSRVQIGGPTGAFIVIIYAIVEKYGVDGLIISTVMSGLILIAFGLLRLGTLLKYFPHPLIVGFTSGIAVVIFSTQIKDALGLEIEKLPSEFFQKWVVYFYNIDSTNLYALIITAATILITLYSKKITTKIPGSFIAIIFVTFIVQAANIPVTTIESFFGEIPNTFSFSLPTFDINNLHMYIAPALTIALLGGVESLLSAVVSDGMISANHRSNTELIAQGIANVVTPFFGGIPATGAIARTATNVKNGGRTPIAGIVHALTLLLIMLIFASYAKLIPMACLAGILIVVSYNMSEWRSFVSILRGSSFDIIVLLSTFLLTVFVDLTVAIEIGVVLSSLLFMKRMADIGIKTPSQIDIDVLEDYSYLPEGISVYEISGPFFFASAKQYSEVIKNIGLKSKILIIRMRHVPFVDSTALHNFEETIKTLQDSGIKLLLSGVNASVHNDLKKHKITSLIGEENILDSFDKALKHAKDINFTNPL; from the coding sequence ATGAACAAAATATTTGAGCCTAAACTTTTTACTCTGCTCAAATCAGGAATAAGCAAAGAACAGCTTATCTCCGACATCTTTGCCGGCATAGTCGTCGGCATTATTGCATTACCGCTTGCCATTGCCTTTGCCGTTGCATCAGGCGTCTCTCCCGAAAAAGGACTTATTACTGCCGTAGTTGCAGGTTTTCTCATCTCGTTTCTCGGCGGAAGCAGAGTGCAAATCGGCGGACCTACGGGTGCTTTTATAGTTATCATATACGCCATTGTCGAGAAGTACGGAGTCGATGGGCTTATCATCTCAACCGTTATGTCAGGGCTTATCCTTATAGCATTCGGACTGCTCAGACTCGGTACACTTCTAAAATATTTTCCGCACCCTCTCATCGTCGGATTTACAAGCGGGATTGCCGTAGTCATATTTTCGACACAGATAAAAGACGCTCTTGGATTAGAAATCGAAAAACTCCCATCAGAATTTTTCCAAAAGTGGGTAGTATATTTTTATAATATCGACAGCACAAATCTCTACGCACTTATCATAACCGCTGCGACAATACTAATAACCCTGTATTCAAAAAAAATAACGACTAAAATCCCCGGTTCGTTTATCGCTATAATTTTTGTCACTTTTATTGTTCAAGCGGCAAATATTCCCGTAACAACAATTGAGTCGTTTTTTGGCGAGATACCAAACACTTTTTCTTTTTCGCTGCCGACTTTTGATATAAACAACCTCCATATGTACATCGCTCCCGCCCTGACCATAGCACTTCTTGGCGGAGTAGAATCACTCCTCTCGGCGGTCGTATCTGACGGTATGATAAGTGCAAATCACCGCTCAAACACGGAGCTTATTGCTCAAGGCATCGCAAATGTAGTAACTCCGTTTTTTGGCGGCATACCTGCAACGGGTGCGATTGCAAGAACTGCAACAAATGTAAAAAACGGCGGAAGAACACCGATTGCAGGGATAGTCCATGCCCTAACCCTGTTGCTGATTATGCTTATTTTTGCAAGTTATGCAAAACTGATTCCTATGGCATGTTTGGCTGGAATTTTGATTGTAGTTTCATACAATATGAGCGAGTGGCGCTCTTTTGTCTCAATTTTAAGAGGCTCTTCTTTTGACATCATAGTACTTCTTAGCACTTTTTTACTTACCGTATTTGTTGATTTAACGGTTGCAATTGAGATTGGAGTTGTTTTATCTTCACTTCTATTTATGAAGAGAATGGCGGATATCGGCATAAAAACTCCATCTCAAATCGACATTGATGTTCTTGAAGATTATTCATATTTACCGGAAGGAATCTCCGTTTATGAGATAAGCGGCCCATTCTTTTTTGCATCCGCTAAACAATATTCAGAAGTAATAAAAAATATAGGATTAAAAAGCAAGATTTTGATTATTCGTATGAGACATGTCCCTTTTGTAGACTCTACCGCACTTCACAACTTCGAAGAGACAATAAAAACTTTGCAAGATTCAGGCATAAAACTGCTTTTATCAGGAGTAAATGCTTCTGTACATAACGACTTAAAAAAGCACAAAATAACTTCGTTAATCGGAGAAGAAAATATACTCGACTCTTTTGACAAAGCGCTAAAGCATGCTAAAGATATAAATTTTACAAATCCTCTTTAG
- a CDS encoding EAL domain-containing protein: protein MKNIHRNCLSSMDDRFALIDYLDSVEFANLFLINIDNFSNFNNAYGFEYGDKILVEITKLIIKSKPATAKLFRISSDEFAVVSLEDMNQSRLADIASSMVSFFDQMEIEVDEDIYTRASISIGISTGKGSQILNQAKIAIKELREYSRGSYKIYDPNSVYIKKQEENVYWIHKIKEAIEKERLLPYFQPIINNKTKKIEKYECLVRIFDEGIVVPPIRFIEASKLTGTLSLVTRTIIEQSFKKFGDTEYEFSINITKIDLHLNYLEEFLLKHAIKNAINPSRVVLEILEDIDSLSSPEVIAQLNSLRSFGFKIAIDDFGSQSSNLSRLLEFLPDYLKIDGSFIKNILTDNKSLIIVEAIVLLCKKSNIKIIAEFVHSAEVQAKVEELGIEYSQGFYFSEPKEDL from the coding sequence ATGAAAAATATACATAGAAATTGTTTATCAAGTATGGATGATAGATTTGCTCTTATTGATTATTTGGATAGTGTTGAATTTGCAAATCTATTTCTAATAAATATAGATAATTTTAGCAATTTCAATAATGCCTACGGGTTTGAGTACGGTGATAAAATTTTAGTTGAAATCACAAAATTAATCATCAAATCAAAACCTGCTACTGCCAAGTTGTTTAGAATAAGTTCCGATGAGTTTGCCGTAGTCTCTTTAGAAGATATGAACCAAAGCAGACTTGCCGATATAGCGAGTTCTATGGTCTCTTTTTTTGATCAGATGGAGATAGAAGTAGATGAAGATATATATACCAGAGCTTCTATAAGTATCGGAATCTCTACGGGAAAAGGCAGCCAAATACTAAATCAGGCAAAAATAGCGATAAAAGAGTTAAGAGAGTATAGCAGGGGTTCTTATAAAATTTATGATCCAAACTCGGTATACATTAAAAAACAAGAAGAAAATGTTTACTGGATACATAAGATAAAAGAGGCAATTGAGAAAGAGAGGCTGCTGCCTTATTTTCAGCCTATTATAAATAATAAAACAAAAAAGATAGAGAAGTATGAGTGTCTGGTTAGAATCTTTGATGAGGGAATAGTCGTTCCGCCTATAAGATTTATAGAGGCTTCTAAGTTAACCGGTACTCTTTCACTTGTTACAAGAACTATTATAGAACAGAGTTTTAAAAAGTTTGGCGATACCGAATATGAATTTTCTATTAATATCACAAAAATTGATTTACATCTAAATTATTTAGAAGAATTTTTGTTAAAACATGCTATAAAAAACGCTATTAATCCCTCAAGAGTTGTTTTGGAGATTCTTGAAGATATTGATTCATTAAGTTCGCCGGAAGTTATAGCTCAGCTTAATTCGCTAAGAAGTTTCGGTTTTAAGATAGCTATTGATGATTTTGGAAGCCAGAGTTCAAATCTATCCAGACTTTTAGAATTTTTACCGGACTATTTAAAAATTGACGGTTCATTTATAAAAAATATTTTAACCGATAACAAAAGTTTAATTATAGTAGAGGCTATCGTGCTGCTGTGTAAAAAAAGCAATATTAAAATCATCGCGGAGTTTGTCCACAGTGCAGAAGTTCAAGCCAAAGTGGAAGAGCTTGGAATCGAGTACTCTCAAGGTTTCTATTTTAGCGAACCTAAAGAGGATTTGTAA